In Bombus pascuorum chromosome 13, iyBomPasc1.1, whole genome shotgun sequence, a single genomic region encodes these proteins:
- the LOC132913442 gene encoding methanethiol oxidase produces MPKDTGCKSCDGPGYTSPSAAMLEGPREKLLYVACVHTDQNKSDVLCTVDVDPDSPDYCKIVHKLRMPYIGDELHHSGWNICSSCHGVPRKRDTLVLPCLVSDRAYFIDTTNERAPTIKKVLSPTEVHKYGVSTLHTSHCAPTGEILISTLGKSNGDATGDFLCIDSETLEVKATWTMGEKKAAFGYDFWYQPYHDTLVASEWSVPRIFKKGFSPDNSSNPALYGRSLNFYSWNERKLKQVLNLGDDGIAPLEIRFLHDPKANEGLVGCAISSSVFKFYKTPNGEWAAKKVIQVPPKKVEGWIFPEMEGMITDILISLDDKYLYLSNWFHGDVRQYDISDMDNPKLTGQIFLGGSILSDSKVRVIGDKELSSQPNPVYVKGRRLDGSPQMLQLSLDGTRLYVTTSIFKPWDQQFYPEHVKNGSTMVKLDVDVQNGGLKLDEQFLVDFGTDKNDILLAHEMRYPGGDCTSDIWLAED; encoded by the exons ATGCCGAAGG ACACAGGTTGCAAAAGTTGCGACGGTCCTGGCTACACGTCACCTAGTGCAGCGATGCTCGAAGGGCCACGCGAGAAATTGTTATACGTCGCCTGTGTTCATACGGATCAAAATAAATCCGATGTCCTGTGCACCGTTGACGTAGATCCGGATAGTCCCGATTATTGTAAG ATCGTTCACAAATTGCGAATGCCCTACATTGGCGACGAATTGCATCATTCCGGATGGAATATCTGTAGCAGTTGCCACGGTGTACCACGAAAACGGGATACCTTGGTACTTCCTTGTCTGGTGTCTGATCGCGCCTACTTTATCGATACAACCAATGAACGGGCTCCAACAATCAAAAAG GTACTGAGCCCAACGGAGGTACACAAATACGGAGTATCGACATTGCATACAAGTCACTGTGCGCCAACcggagaaattttaatttctacgcTAGGCAAATCGAATGGAGACGCTACTGGTGATTTTCTCTGTATCGATTCCGAAACGCTCGAAGTGAAAGCCACATGGACCATGGGAGAAAAAAAAGCAGCGTTCGGTTACGATTTTTGGTATCAACCGTATCACGATACACTTGTTGCGAGTGAATGGAGCGTGcctagaatttttaaaaaaggcTTCTCTCCGGATAACAGCTCCAATCCTG CGCTTTATGGCAGAAGCTTGAATTTCTATTCGTGGAATGAAAGAAAGTTAAAGCAAGTGTTGAATTTGGGCGATGATGGAATCGCGCCACTTGAAATACGATTTCTTCATGACCCAAAAGCTAACGAGGGACTCGTCGGGTGTGCGATTTCTTCAAGTGTATTTAAGTTTTACAAAACGCCGAACGGCGAATGGGCTGCAAAAAAAGTTATTCAAGTTCCTCCGAAAAAAGTAGAAGGATGGATATTTCCAGAAATGGAAG GAATGATAACGGACATTTTGATCAGTCTCGACGACAAGTATCTCTACCTATCGAATTGGTTTCATGGGGATGTTAGACAATATGATATTTCTGACATGGATAATCCGAAATTAACCGGACAAATATTTCTTGGAGGCTCAATTTTAAGCGATTCGAAAGTTCGTGTAATTGGAGACAAGGAACTAAGTAGCCAACCGAATCCAGTTTATGTCAAAGGCCGGAGACTCGATGGATCACCGCAGATGCTTCAATTAAGTCTCGATGGGACACGTCTATATGTGACTACTTCAATTTTCAAACCATGGGATCAACAATTTTATCCTGAACATGTCAA AAATGGTTCGACCATGGTCAAGCTAGATGTTGATGTTCAAAACGGAGGCTTGAAACTCGATGAACAATTTTTGGTGGACTTTGGCACAGACAAAAATG
- the LOC132913446 gene encoding uncharacterized protein LOC132913446 → MRYTLKRVSKSKMGLKSPKLCSKPRNPILLKSKIPTLTDLHCTSSKKSSQLENSKNILMSKILRDNAFKLKKPIVLLKRLSDIIKVTSSSSLPTISIHINDQFSNSNINISQKIFDAIFNHSQTMSHNKLKQINTPYKSQTRFLETSPHNKMIRTFDNVSTAFVEPFTSSTPKEKGTFNRRNNKCNTRQISHNEDTTYELNEQCNTLNVQNSIISTTEEQQGEVKKKDDTYDLIEPKTPNLRKKLYKKQKTKCENFDQKIQKTDTKVRFVNCSSDYKCNSSLVDRNKQKKLNNNKNNSCKNSSEKNIIKSLTRDSRKKSNSIPEIVVTTPSRNQIPDSKPATTKKVPNFAKIHQKIFAKAESIIDAKKRVIDRYTELTTKNEKTNSRGKNQLFNTLNKNSYNRLELKVRKLEATDCIMKNNTSRITRNKEQNRAILKGVRTNRRFELQMNFRNVNQ, encoded by the exons ATGAGGTATACTTTAAAAAGAGTTTCAAAATCAAAGATGGGATTAAAATCTCCAAAATTATGCTCAAAACCTAGAAATCCAATATTACTAAAATCAAAGATTCCTACTTTAACAGATTTGCATTGCACTAGTAGCAAAAAGAGCTCACAACTAGAAAacagtaaaaatattcttatgaGCAAAATCTTAAGAGACAATgcatttaaattgaaaaaacctATAGTATTACTGAAAAGACTTTCTGACATTATTAAAGTTACATCATCTTCATCACTACCTACGATAAGCATACATATAAATGATCAATTTAGcaatagtaatataaatatttcacagaAGATATTTGATGCCATATTTAATCATTCTCAGACTATGAGTCATAATAaacttaaacaaataaatacacCATATAAGTCACAAACGCGTTTTCTCGAAACATCTCCacataataaaatgattagaACATTTGATAATGTAAGTACAGCATTTGTGGAACCCTTTACGTCTTCGACaccaaaagagaaaggaaCATTTAATAGAaggaataataaatgtaatacaaGACAGATATCACATAATGAGGACACAACTTACGAATTAAACGAACAATGCAATACATTAAACGTTCAAAATAGTATTATATCAACAACAGAAGAACAGCAAGgggaagtaaaaaaaaaagacgatacCTATGACCTTATTGAACCTAAGACTCCAAATTTACGGAagaaactatacaaaaaacaaaaaactaaGTGTGAAAATTTTGATCAAAAGATACAGAAAACGGATACGAAAGTACGTTTTGTAAACTGTTCGTCGgattataaatgtaattcatCTTTAGTAGATCGCAATAAGCAGAAAaaacttaataataataagaataattcaTGTAAAAACAGTtcagaaaagaatattataaagtcGCTGACTAGAGATTCTCGTAAAAAATCAAATTCCATCCCCGAAATTGTAGTAACAACACCATCCCGCAATCAAATTCCAG ATTCAAAGCCTGCTACAACGAAGAAAGTTCCAAATTTCGCTAAAATCCATCAGAAAATATTCGCCAAAGCAGAATCTATTATTGATGCAAAGAAACGAGTAATAGACAGATATACTGAACTGA CcacaaaaaatgaaaagactAACTCACGGGGTAAAAATCAgttatttaatacattaaataaaaattcttacaatCGACTTGAattaaaagtaagaaaattgGAAGCTACCGATTGTatcatgaaaaataatacttcACGAATAACAAG GAATAAAGAGCAAAACAGAGCTATTTTGAAGGGTGTACGAACAAACCGACGTTTTGAACTTCAGATGAATTTTAGGAATGTgaaccaataa